Proteins found in one Fusarium oxysporum Fo47 chromosome V, complete sequence genomic segment:
- a CDS encoding mitochondrial 54S ribosomal protein YmL20: MKQGTRQLEVSSHCTDCFRWFAGSSGNHTIRQLPRPIAFSPVLEVHTKSNQISSRLYNYFLVTGPSTTDHQVTMEFRSLVRPAARLFSPRAALPTVPCRGHKTTSRTKRSLKIAPHESFLPDRKAAFPASDSIIYNPPSSEASPLHTPFIFLPHNDPRRAALTRMRHTPGSPLEPIAPGKLAPKMDYPRRNPVYNLKAEDIREMKRLRADDPVTWSVNKLAEKFGCSPVFVKMAAPAPKTHVEGLKRKQERRESRWGAIRTAAREDRKRRTDMLYRGEL; this comes from the exons ATGAAACAAGGGACTCGTCAGCTTGAAGTTTCATCTCATTGCACTGACT GCTTCAGGTGGTTTGCAGGGTCCAGCGGTAACCATACGATACGCCAATTACCGCGGCCAATCGCCTTCAGCCCGGTCCTCGAGGTCCATACAAAGTCAAATCAAATCTCAAGTCGCCTGTACAACTATTTCCTCGTCACGGGACCCTCGACAACAGACCATCAAGTCACAATGGAGTTTCGAAGCCTCGTCCGACCAGCCGCCAGGCTATTCAGCCCTCGTGCTGCCCTTCCTACCGTTCCTTGCCGTGGCcacaagacaacaagccGAACAAAACGATCTTTAAAGATTGCTCCTCACGAGTCCTTTCTCCCCGACCGAAAGGCAGCCTTCCCCGCCTCCGACTCTATCATCTACAACCCTCCTTCTTCCGAGGCCTCTCCTCTTCACACACCTTTCATCTTCCTCCCACATAACGACCCTCGCCGTGCCGCTCTCACACGAATGCGACACACCCCGGGCTCTCCTCTGGAACCTATTGCACCCGGCAAGCTTGCCCCAAAGATGGACTATCCTCGACGCAATCCTGTATACAacctcaaggctgaggatatCAGGGAGATGAAGCGACTAAGGGCAGACGATCCCGTTACATGGAGTGTGAATAAACTGGCTGAAAAGTTTGGCTGCTCGCCCGTTTTCGTCAAGATGGCTGCTCCTGCACCCAAGACACATGTTGAGGGTCTTAAGCGCAAGCAGGAGAGGAGGGAATCACGATGGGGTGCTATTCGAACCGCCGCAAGAGAGGACCGCAAGAGGAGGACAGACATGCTGTACCGTGGCGAGTTGTAA